A window from Telopea speciosissima isolate NSW1024214 ecotype Mountain lineage chromosome 8, Tspe_v1, whole genome shotgun sequence encodes these proteins:
- the LOC122670366 gene encoding homeobox-leucine zipper protein ATHB-13-like isoform X1: MSCNGMAFFPANFMLQTQHEEEHHPPTTLNSFLPSCTPQDFHGVASLLGKRSMSFSGIDVCEEANGEEDLSDDGSQLGEKKKRLNMEQVKTLEKNFELGNKLDPERKMQLARALGLQPRQIAIWFQNRRARWKTKQLEKDYDLLKRQFEAIKADNEALQAQNKKLQTEILALKNREPTESINLNKETEGSCSIRSENSSDINLEMSRTPAIDSPLSSHQTSRILFPSSIRPATVAQLLQNSSSRSELHSQKMDQNVQDESLSNMFCGIDEHPGFWPWPEQHHFH; this comes from the exons ATGAGCTGCAATGGGATGGCCTTCTTCCCTGCCAATTTCATGTTACAAACTCAACATGAAGAGGAACACCACCCTCCTACCACTCTCAACTCATTCCTTCCCTCATGCACACCTCAAGACTTTcatg GTGTTGCTTCCCTTTTAGGTAAGAGATCCATGTCCTTTTCGGGTATTGATGTGTGTGAAGAAGCAAATGGGGAAGAGGACTTATCTGATGATGGATCACAgttgggagagaagaaaaagaggcttaaCATGGAACAGGTAAAGACACTTGAGAAAAACTTTGAATTGGGAAACAAGCTTGATCCTGAGAGGAAAATGCAGCTCGCTAGGGCTCTTGGTCTGCAACCAAGACAGATTGCCATATGGTTTCAGAACAGGAGGGCTAGGTGGAAGACTAAGCAATTGGAGAAAGACTATGATCTCCTCAAAAGACAGTTTGAAGCAATTAAAGCTGATAATGAAGCCCTTCAAGCCCAGAACAAGAAACTTCAAACCGAG ATATTGGCTCTGAAAAATAGGGAACCAACTGAATCGATCAATCTCAATAAAGAAACTGAGGGTTCTTGCAGTATCAGGAGCGAGAACAGCTCTGATATCAACTTAGAAATGTCAAGAACACCAGCAATCGACAGTCCTCTATCTTCTCACCAAACTAGTAGAATCCTATTCCCATCATCTATCAGGCCAGCGACTGTAGCCCAACTCCTCCAAAACTCATCATCAAGGTCAGAACTCCATTCCCAGAAGATGGATCAAAATGTTCAAGACGAGAGcttgtccaacatgttctgtggCATTGATGAACATCCCGGATTCTGGCCATGGCCAGAGCAACACCATTTCCATTGA
- the LOC122670366 gene encoding homeobox-leucine zipper protein ATHB-13-like isoform X2: protein MSCNGMAFFPANFMLQTQHEEEHHPPTTLNSFLPSCTPQDFHGVASLLGKRSMSFSGIDVCEEANGEEDLSDDGSQLGEKKKRLNMEQVKTLEKNFELGNKLDPERKMQLARALGLQPRQIAIWFQNRRARWKTKQLEKDYDLLKRQFEAIKADNEALQAQNKKLQTEILALKNREPTESINLNKETEGSCSIRSENSSDINLEMSRTPTSRILFPSSIRPATVAQLLQNSSSRSELHSQKMDQNVQDESLSNMFCGIDEHPGFWPWPEQHHFH, encoded by the exons ATGAGCTGCAATGGGATGGCCTTCTTCCCTGCCAATTTCATGTTACAAACTCAACATGAAGAGGAACACCACCCTCCTACCACTCTCAACTCATTCCTTCCCTCATGCACACCTCAAGACTTTcatg GTGTTGCTTCCCTTTTAGGTAAGAGATCCATGTCCTTTTCGGGTATTGATGTGTGTGAAGAAGCAAATGGGGAAGAGGACTTATCTGATGATGGATCACAgttgggagagaagaaaaagaggcttaaCATGGAACAGGTAAAGACACTTGAGAAAAACTTTGAATTGGGAAACAAGCTTGATCCTGAGAGGAAAATGCAGCTCGCTAGGGCTCTTGGTCTGCAACCAAGACAGATTGCCATATGGTTTCAGAACAGGAGGGCTAGGTGGAAGACTAAGCAATTGGAGAAAGACTATGATCTCCTCAAAAGACAGTTTGAAGCAATTAAAGCTGATAATGAAGCCCTTCAAGCCCAGAACAAGAAACTTCAAACCGAG ATATTGGCTCTGAAAAATAGGGAACCAACTGAATCGATCAATCTCAATAAAGAAACTGAGGGTTCTTGCAGTATCAGGAGCGAGAACAGCTCTGATATCAACTTAGAAATGTCAAGAACACC AACTAGTAGAATCCTATTCCCATCATCTATCAGGCCAGCGACTGTAGCCCAACTCCTCCAAAACTCATCATCAAGGTCAGAACTCCATTCCCAGAAGATGGATCAAAATGTTCAAGACGAGAGcttgtccaacatgttctgtggCATTGATGAACATCCCGGATTCTGGCCATGGCCAGAGCAACACCATTTCCATTGA